In the Orcinus orca chromosome 19, mOrcOrc1.1, whole genome shotgun sequence genome, AAACACTTCACTAATTCAACAGCTCTTGTCTTGAGCAAggattggcaaacattttctgtaaatgggcagatagtaaatattttaggctttgtggccaTATAGTCTCTGTTCCAACTACTCAACTCTCCCTGTAGCACAAAAACAGCCacagacactttttaaaaattaaacaagaaagcACAactgtgttccaacaaaactttactTAACAAAACAAACAGTGGGACAGATTTGGCCAAGGGCCAAACTTTACTAATCTCTTCTTGGGGACTATCTAGATCTTGTCTTTACCTTCAACAGAAACCCTTTTTAATACGGTATTAACCCTTTTTAATACTGAATGTTATagggaaacaaaatattttgagggaaagagaaatgacTCCTTCATTTAGACAGCATGGCTGGTGAGAAAAGAATTATCCAGAGCATCCATTAATGCTGCCTTTATCCCCTTCCTCCGGTCACTGCTGAGAGCTGAGAGTGTAGGTAATGTTCAGAAGCCCCCAAGTTAATGCAAACATCTTCCCACTCCTAATACGTAAGAGCACAATCATTCTTTGTCATAAAAGTATTCCTGGTCACCACTCTCTAAATTCTCATGCAGTCTCAACATCTCAGAAGCCACACACTCTGCTTTATCCAACTGAGGGCACCCCTAGCCTTCACCCACACGGCCACTGGCACAACGGATGCCAAGGGTTCCATGACACATCATCTCTAGGAAGCAGCCAACTCCTATCCAAAACCTCCTCTGCAGCAAATACTCATGGCAGAGAAGCCTCAGCACCACACAGAGGCTGCATCACTGGGATGCTTCAGACAGGTTCAGACACTTTGAATGGAAACATCATTGGCTCCTAAACCAGAGTACTGAAAATACCTCTAAGCCAGAGACTGAGAGTTTGAAATGGTGTATTCTGCATCTCTCCCCAAATCTCAGTCCCCTAAAAGACAGCAAGATGGACACGAACCCAGAAGCTTCCCTACTGCTTACCTGCAGTGTGCTGAGAGAATAAAGGTGAGGCTCGGAAGCGCCTGAATCCACAGTGGAAGACCAGCTCTTCTTTAGCTTTCACAGGTTCAGTGCTGCCGGCGTGCCGGCTCACCACCATATTAAGTACTGACATCTGGGGACCAAATAGGAAAACAGAACTTCATATCAGGAATAGAACAGCCTAACCCGCAAGAAGGCAAACCAAACCAGCAGATTAGATTCACCCTAAGAACTGACAGTACTAATTTACGGTGGAGTGTAGATGAAGAGACACAAATTCACCTTTTACCTTCACCAAAAACGGGCATTCAAATCGAAAATATGCTGGTTTTCAGAGCTTTCATGTCCCTGCTACACTAGGTGACCTTCCCATGTCTAACATGCAAGAGCTCAACATCTGCCACAAAATCAGTGCCTACAAGTCACTCACTCACCATACACCTCTAAACCACATGCATTCAAGACCCTTCTTGCCTCAACCCTTACTCACAGTGACCAAAAGGCCAAAGCTCTCACATATACCCCAACCTACATGACTGCTGGCCATCAAGAGAAAAAAGATCTATACCTTGGCAGTAACCCTGTTTATTTTCATGGATGCCAACCCTTTGTTAAAGTGTGACCTGACAAACGTACTTCTCTCAGAGAAGTCTCAGAACCACACAGAGATCACGTCACTGAGATGTATCAGACAGGTTCAGACATGTTGGGTAAAACCATCATCGACTTCTCTGTCCTCCTCTCTGACTTCTAATCATAAAGGCAGACTTTTGCATCCCAATGAGCAAAATGTCAGTCACGTAAAGCTTCAGACTGCCAGACAAAACTGGTTGGAAAGTGTCATAACTCCCGTTTCCCACAGGAGGCTAACTCACCTTCTGTTCATGAGGTAGTAAAGAAAATGCAATCAAGGGTGCACCTCGCTTGAAGTGCTCAACCACTGAGACAGGGACTTCAGAGACATGAAGTGTGACATACCAGCCAACCTGCcagaagaaagcagaaaacaaTCATGCAATTACCCTTAAGGTCTCAATAATGATGAAGCATTTCTCCAAATATGTTAAAAAGTCTCTCAGACTACCATAAAGCCAATCCTCAGCCTTCAAGACGGCCCTTCACAGATGCCTCAACTACCTTGATTAAGCTTTTTCAGCTAATATCTCTGATACCTCTTTGTTCCCAATATCACTCTTACCAATGACTCAGCAGCTCCTCTAATTCAGCTGTAGGCAGCACAAAACTAATTAAGGTACTCATGCCAACAGAAGGAGTAGAGGGGGCACCttggcaaacaaaaacaaattatagGGATGCACAAAGGAAGGCAGATACCTCAGCTCCTTCAACCTCTTTTTCTTCAATCTCTTTAAAGATGCGTCTCCTAGTATTAATAAAGTTCTGAAACTGAAAGATCCGAGCATAATCTTGAGGGAGGTTTTCCTTAGGATCCCATGGAGATGTCCGGAAGCTCTTGAGGCCTCTGTATTTCTGAAATCTAGAATACagaggatattttaaataaatcaatagtGAAACTTATATGGTGCTACTTAACCGTTTCACTCAACTCACTTCCAAAATGGCTAAggcttaaaaagaaggaaaaaaaaagaaaaaaacaagaacaatttttgaaaaataaataggtaaataaataaaatgcctaaGGCTTTAGCTTAAAAGAATTCACTATTTCTCAAAATAACCTAACAACTTAAATCAGAACCACACTCCGAAACAGCCTGAAACAAGTATTTCAGCACCAAACCCCAGCTTCTTAAAAGTATTTACAGCGGCTCCCTGGTGCATATCAGGGAGTGTCTCTTTAACCTGACTAGCAAGGTCCTCGATAAAAGCCTTCTCTCTCTAATATCCAGCATAAACTCTCTGGACTCACCTTTAGAGCAAACAGGATCATCTAcatcttcattcttttattctcaCTGTTCTACCCAAACTTCCCCAAATCTTCAAATGTTATATACTTTGAGTCTTAGCTCCAAAGGAAGCATTAATCACAGCATTTCATTCAGTAATGTATTGTAACATTATTAGTCTGTACTACACAGTCTAGAATATGAACATTGTTTCCCGTATGTCTGTCTTACCTTCCCATATAGTATTAGCCCTTCAGGAGCAAGAacaatgtatttttcttcttttacatcaCACTGACATAGTTCTGAGCCACgttaagttttaaataaaaacatactgATTGATCTTAGACTTGTTGACTAACCGAATTCTAGCAGCCACGTCACGGGGGGTATCTACTTCATCTGGAAACATCTCTTCCAGTCTTTCTTGTTTATATTTCTCCAGCATTTTCCCCTCAGCCTCTTCATCCACTTTCTCATCATACAGATCATCATGCACGGACTCTCCTATAGTCACAGTTTCacattcctcctcttcttccttttcactaCCCTCATCCTGTAGAACGAAGGATTACAATTTCAGAGGAAACTCCTATCTCTACCTTAAAGGCCATCGAGCTAAAATAATTCTACTAGATACCTAGTCCAAACCAATATCAATTCTAATAGAGACTAAGTTATAAAACAAAGTCTCATTCCCGGCAACAAAGTCATTCCTAAGAAACTGACCACAGATACCCCTTAAGGTCAGGAATGCACCTTGCCTTGCATTTGGGGCTGTACACAGAAGTTGCCCAAGGGCCCATTTCCTTACCTGAGATTCCTCTTCCATAAAATCCTCACGGTCTATATCATCATACTCATCTCCTTCCCCACCACTTTCGCCATCCTCATCCAAAATCCATTCAGCTTGATAACTGGATGTTCCTTTGGGAACCTTCTTTACTACCTTGGAAGTTTCCTTCAATAAGTCTGTAAAAGCCCAAATgagttaagtaaattatatacctccttccctcccctattACTTTGGGCATTCTCACATAGGCAAGATATTACATATTGCTACCAATACCAGGAACTCTGGCAGGCACTATAAATAGAACAGACTACTTCCCAATTTAATTCAGCTGCCTCAGAACTAGCAATACTTAACACAGCTAAATAAGTCCTATAATAAATCAGaagttgtttatctgttcattagGAAACAATAATGTAAGTAATTTTGAGAAACGAAGTAAAGCTGTGTCCAGTGTTTGCTTAGTGAAAACACATAGCCTTTGGAGGTAAGAGAAGACTTCCAAATACTTCCTCATCCTACTCTACCTTATAAGGTCCTCACTGAGCAGCTAGACAAAACCCACAACTCTAGGCCAGAATTTCAAGTTTGCCAATACCAACCATTTGCTTCACTCAGCTCCTCCTCCGTGGGCCAGGTCTGTTCCCCCTCCATTGGATCTGGGATAACCTCTGTTTGCAACGATTCTTGTCTCTCAGGGTCTGCCTTCATTAGGACCTTCAGGTCTTCCTCCATATCAACTACAGCATCTGTAGCACAAATCTGAAAACCCAAACAGTTGATGGTCCATTAAATATTAGCCAAAAATCGACTAAATCTAACATAATAACCAGAAAGATCTAGAAATAACAGTCCTCAAATAGAAGaatagaaagtgaaaacttgccAGAATTTTTCAAACGGTTCTATTTCCTACCATTCTAGGTCTTTACCTCTGCTTGGCTCTTGAGACCTTGCATAATCTGGTCTCATGCCTACCTTTTTATTACATACCTTACTCCCATCAAGCTGTTATCTTCAGAGTTCAAAGAAACCCTCTGATCCATCACTTTGCCTAGGTTCATGTTGTCTTTATTTGCTAAGATATTCTTCCATCTCTTTTCAACTCATAAATCACGTTCATCCTTCTCAACACCTGGCTCAAGTCTGATCTCTTCTGTGAAGCTTGCCAGTCTTCTTTCTCAACTTCCACTGCAGGTGTGCACCTCAGCCACGCTTTCTCAATCTTTATTTCACAGgtctttgccatttttttctgaCCTAATTAAGTTGTCTAAGGAAAGAGACTACAACCTGTGTGCCTTCTATAAATCCAGAGCCAATTGCTATGAAAGGCATCTACAAAGTACTGGATAAGTATATGATATAGCAACTTATTTGTAGTTGACTACTGCCTTTTTTCGAACTAGCCGTTACCTCCAGGGACTAGGATAGTTGTCCAAGTGTGCAGACAGACTACCCTCTCTGTAGTTCCCATCCTCTGCCAGCTTACACGTGAATCTACAATACATAGTTTTTAAGAACACCAATCTTACCTCCATTGCCATGCCTGGGTCCTTTGGGGATTTGATCACTCTAGGATTTAAAGGGAAAGGGTCCATAGGGGCATCTATCTGTTTCATCTGGAAATCACCATGTCCAACGATATGCAGCAAGTTATTTACATTCAGAGCCTGCCCACGAACATAGCCTGAGATCTTCAAGGTGCCCAACAAGTTATTCTCTTCACTAGGCACAAAGTCAACAGCATGAGCAAATAGGTAGGCGTGCCGATCTCGAAAGGCAAGATGCCGTTGCTTTTGGTTAGCCAACTGCCTGAGCAGCATCCCTGCCTCCTGTTGAGTGTCTAACAGGAGGAGTTTGTCATCAGGAAAGCGCTTCTCCACTGCTTTACTTAGCTTCTTCCTGACATCTGTTTGTTTCTTCAGTGGGAGGCCCGAAACCCCCTGGACAGCTAATGCtgtgaacaaaagagaaagggtATCATGACTTGTTGCCTCACTATATGAAAATCCCCCCTGTGGCTCACAAACAAGCTAACAGTTCAGTTGTGAGTCCAGAGATCACTGGGAAACCCAACACTCCGCTACCCTAAAGAAATTTCACAATAAAACCAAACTTcacattcttcttctttctctgggcAATGGGCAGtccagaaataaaaagacatctTGGTAGGTAACTTGTAAACAACGGACCGAGTTACGGCCATACATGTACAACCCTCCAATAGTATCAAGCATCAGACATAGTGTCTGGCAAATTGTAAGTGCACTATACATGCTAATTCACTTCCTTCCTTGGCCTCCAATACTCCCAACTCACTTACTATAGGTGGGAAGGCCCTGAGCAAAGAGGCAGGAAAGGCAGTAATCCCCAGTGCTATCCCAGCCTTCTAGTGGATCAAGGAGGAACAGGATGGTATCAGCCACTTTAGCCATGTCTAACACAGTGTGCAGATCCCCTGGAAACAGAAGACAAAGTCAGTAGGAAGAGGTGGTTGACATCAGCacattatactaaaaaaatattaCCACTAATACGCAAAACATAGTGATAGAAAATATTGTTGTATGCTCTAACCTGGTCTTGCAGATGTAAAAAACCACCGATGTTTCAAGCGGGGGCATAACAGCATAAAGCTATGGGTGCTTCCCCATTCATTCAAGTGTACTGTTCCAGTGTCCCTATCCTGAAGCAGTCGAAAGGCCTCTGGCAGGGAAATCCTGTTGTGCAGGGGAACCACCAGTACCTGATGAGGAGGCCCATCCTTGCTGCCGAGCTGTCTCTTTTCTGCCAAAACCTGAGGAAAGAAAGGATCAGAGAACATCTCAATGTTTCAGTACTTTGTTTCAGTACTGCATTTCCACCAGTACAGATGCCCACCCCGACCCTCCAACCAGCATCTCTCTTGTAAAAGGTGTCATGTATGCCAAGGAGGTGGGCAGGAGCTAGGAACAAAGCAAAGAATGCTCTAGCATGAGTCTGGGCCAGCACGCCTGACACGTGCTCTAGGGTTACTCTCCATCCCTGGCCCCTTCCTAGGGTCACATTTTCTAGTTCGAGGCATTACCCGCCTAGAACAGTTGTGAAGCCACACCATTCCCCAATCCCGCGTCCTCTCACCGCCTCCTTCTTCTGCTTTCGGAGCTGGCTGGCACGATGCCTCTGGTCCACTTTGCTGAGATCTTTTCTCACCTTCTTGCTTAGGGTTTTCAGTGCTAGACAGCCTGTAGGGAGACCAGAAAAGGCTCTTGCGCAGGGCACTAGCAGGTCAAGAAAGGAGAtccctctctgctctcctcaGAGCCTTTGCGCGGGGTCCAAGCCGGAGTAGGTAGGAGCTCATTCTGGACATGAAGAAAAGCAGTTAATATCGACTAAACATCCCTTATTCCTCCAACCCTACCTTCTTACCCTTGCCGTCCCGCTGCGCGGATCCCCGACCCCGATGCCGCCCGCCTTTATGAGGTTTATTCTGCTGCTTAAGCGGGCCAGAGCGATGAGCCGCCATGCTGCCGCTCACGTGTACCAATTCGGCACTACTTCCGGGCCGAACCGAGCGCTTCCGGTCCCCGCCTTGGGGGCGTGTCCTCGCCCGGGGGCAAGGCTCCTCGTGTCCTCCCGCGAGGGTTATCTCCACACGCTTCTGAGGGCACGGCGTCCGAGTCTCCACAAAACCTGCTCGTAAACTTTTACCAGGCGGTGGCCCGCTGTTGCGGGCTTTAAAACGCCGGATGTAGACTCGAGGTTTGGGCTTTCAGTCTCGGAGAGCTGTTTTGCtcccttgtatttttattttttgcgctATCAGGTTGCATCACTTAGGGAGAGTCTCCATTTGTGCAATAGAGGGCTAAGCCCCTCCTCTCACCTAGCTTTGTGCACGCCGCTCCTCAGCTTGCAGCAGCAGGTGTTCTTTGTCACTTTAAGCAACCTTTTCTCGCCCTCAGTGCCCAGGTGGGGCTGCTTAAGTCTACAAGGCAAATCGTGCAGAAGGCGATTGTCTCACCTCCACAGGTTCCGTACAAGTTCCTGCTGGTCCCAGTCACTCCAAGCTGCGACCCCACATCccacgtgtgtgtgtgaagggccAGACGGGACGTGGCGACCCCTCGGGGGAGGGACGGCTGACCGTGACTCTCGCGCCCTTAGGGATAGCCGAACCTCTGCAGACGGGGGCTGCTAAGCTCCCACTCCTCTTCCCAAAAGCTTTGCAGCTGAGGGCGCCCGGCTGGCAGGGGTGTTTGGAGAAACGATGGCGCTCCGCGGCCTTTTTCCCAGCCAGGGGACTAACACTGGCTTCCCCGTGGCCAGACTCGAGGCGTGGGGGCCCCGGCCCTTCCCGTCGGGAAGACGAGCGGGTAGGAATCAGGGGACGTCTAGCTGGATGGGGGCCAGCTTCGGCCCGAGCGACTCACCCCTCAGCCATGGGGTGCCGGGCGCGCCTCGCCTCCCCGCCCGGCACTGGGCGCGGCGGGCTGCTAGCTCTCACAATGCAGGTTCGCGCCCTCGAGGCTGGAGAGGGCGCGTTGCCATGACAACGGCCACCGTGGCGCGCGCCCGGGCACGGTGCCCCCCCCTCCCGACACCCCCCTCCAGTGGCTGAGcgcaccaccacccccgcccccggctGTGGGAAGGGGCCGGGCCAGCCTCCTGACGTCGGTGCGGGGCTCGGAAGATGGCTGCAGAGCCCAGCACCGGGCAGTGgttgcggcggcggcggcggcggcggcggcggcggcgggcggggaGCGCGGCGGGCGGGGGCTCCTCCTGGCGCTTGGGGCGCTGAGCCGAGAGGCGCGGAGGCAGCGAGGGCGCGTGGGGGGCTTAGGCGGCCGCTGGGCACCACCTTCCCGTCAGCCGCCGCACGATGGGCAGCGCGGAGGACGCAGTCAAAGAGAAACTGCTGTGGAACGTGAAAAAGGAGGTAAAGTCGGGGTACGGAACCCCGGGGGCTCGCGTCCCTGTCCGCAAGGCCCGAGGGACAGAAAGATCTGCGCCCATTCCGGGACGCGGGCGCTCGCTGGCCttgggcgggggcggggtccTGGACTGGTTTGCGGTTCCCGCCCCACTCCCGGATCAGGGGGCTCTCCTCGGCCCCAGGGGCTAGGCCGGCGCTTCAGGGTTAGTTTGCTCCGCGATCCCGCAGCTCCCCGCCCTGTGAAGGCAGCAGCTCTGGGAGACCGAGGTCGGGGGAGGGGTGGCGGCGATTTCTGGAGAACCCGAGCTGCCCATTCATTGCCCGCGCCGCctgaggagggggcggggccccTCGCAGGCCTCCTAGAGCGCTAAACGGGTGACTTGGGGGTTTAGCTCCGGTTTGCCCTACACCCCATTCAGTTATCTTTCTGGGAACCGAGTCTCGGCTGCAGGAGGGTTCGCCGCACACCTCACTGCTTCTCACTCCACGCCCACCTCCCTACCCAGAGGCCAGGGGGTGTTTTGAGAATGGTTTTTAAGACTCaagattattttcctcttttgagGAGTCCCCCCGCccacgtcagaaagagaaaaagtccTTCTCTGTACTAATGTCCTTTACTTTGACCCTGCCCTAAAAGCCATTTCAATttcatggtggtgatggtggggggtGCCCGTATGACTCACCCGCAAATGAGAGCTGGAGAGTTCAAACCCACAGAGTGCATTAGAATGGATTAGGCCTCTGGATGGAGCCACGAACTCCTCCCACCTACCTCTTTGTCTGCCAGATGTGTAAACTCGTTGAGGGCAGGACACCCATCCGTTTGTCCAGAACTCTGTATCCGCATAGGCACTCAATGACTATTTGGTAAATAAATCTGCTGATCTTGGAGACTGCAAAGTCTGATGGGAATGCATAAACTTTGGGATAGTCTGGACCAGCtctttgtgaccttgaataagttacttaacctctctgagtctcaatttcttcatctctaaaataaggATAGTGATACTCACCTCATATATAAAAGTTTACCATATTGGTTCCTTTACCCTTTCCTAGAGTTTCAGGACTGGAGAAGACTCTGGGTTCTTATAAAATCCTGGAAGGCTCTAGATCGTTCTCCCGCATTAATTATGGCCTGGCTATTGTGCCCTAACTTTTGTTTCCTTCCCTTCTGTTGGCAAAGAAGTAGTTGAAGCCATCACCTTTTCCAACTGTGTGTGAGAAGCTCTATTGTGCCTTTGCTGTGAAGTGGCCAAGTGAGAGGTTTTTTAGGCCAGGAGTACATCAAATAAGAATTTAAGCCCCAACTCTGGTCTccccaaggaaaaaagaaaactcaaatctcAGTAATTATCCTCAGGAAACAAATTGTCTAGTGACAGAGACTTATATGAACAgtataaacaagaacaaaaatgtaGCCATACCGAAACTATGGGCACATGTGCTAGCATTGTTGGTGTGTTCCAAATTTGGGGTTGGTCAGGGATGATGGGAAAGATTTGGGGGAAGGCAGTATTTAGAAGGCTGTCTGTACTACTCCCAGAATGATTCTTAAACAAATGtaagaaatgtccagaatatgcCACAGCTATGTGTATTACCTGACAGAGGTTGACCCGCTCTGAACTCTTAGTTCCCTTCCCCCTTCAGTGCTTGatttcaagagaaataaaatcctTTCTTGTCCTACAAGTAGGGACAGTGCGGGTAATTGTAGGCAAGTCTGGCCTTTCATAAAGGACTTGtagtataattctttttttttttggctgtgctgcacagcttgtgggatcttagttcccccgtcAGAGATtaaacctgggccccagcagtgaaagcgccgagtcctaaccactggaccgccagggaattcccagggtaTCTATAGGTCCTCCTAATCCAAAAATCTGCCCCAACAGTCTGCTTCAGATGCCTGCAGGTCTTTGAGCTGTGACATTATGCTCTGTTTAATGCAAAACCCCTTGGGAAGTAATCTAGGAAGGTTTTAATagtttagagtgcaggctctatttacaatagccaggacatggaagcaacctaagtgtccactgacagatgaatggataaagaagttgtggcacatacatacaatggagtattactcagccataaaaagaaacgaaattgagttatttgtagtgaggtggatggacctagagtctgtcatacaaagtgaagtaagtcagagagagaaaaacaaataccgtatgctaacatatatatatatggaatctaaaaaaaaaaaaaagtttctgaagaacctaggggcaggacaggaataaagacgcagacgtagagaatggacttgaggatatggggagggggaagggcaagctgggacgaagtgagagagtggcatggacatatatacactaccaaatgtaaagtagatagctagtgggaagcagctgcatagcacagggagatcagcttggtgctttgtgaccacctagaagggtgggagggagacgcaagagggaggacatgtggggatatatgtaaatgtatagctgattcactttggtataaagcagaaactaacaccactgtaaagcaattatactccaataaagatgttaaaaaaaaatagagtgcaGAATCGATCCGATCCCCCTTTACCTAACCGCTAACCATGAGCACTTTGCAGCAGGGAGGAGACTCCGGGTCCTTCCTCACTCCTCCCCAGACTTCAGAAGCTCTACCACCCTGCAAACCAAAGTGAGGGCCTGGGGAGCAAGGGCGGCATCAGGACACTGGACACAGGACACTGTCCAAAGAATGGCAAAGACTAGCTGTCCCAGAGCTTACTGTGTCTGTAAGATTTAATGTTGGGATTGAGGTAATCCATCCCGCTAATCTTCAGTATTAGTATTTGTCTCCTGGCAGGTTCCCCCAAGGCATCAAAAGTGCATGGTTTAAGTGTTGGGAGCAACTAGAACCTCATATACTCCtgctgggagtgtaaattgatacaaccactttggagagcaaCTTGGCAAAATCTAATAATATAGAATATACTCATCAGAAATTCCTTGCCTAAAAATATAAATCCAAAGAAATGAGCACCCGTGTTCACACAAAGACACGTctagaatgttcacagcagcactacccataatagccccaaattggaaGCTACCCGAATGCCAGTCAATAGTGAGTTGTTCACACAATGGAGAATGAACAATGCACATCCATATACAACATGAACAGATCTCACAGTCACACCAAGGAGCAAAAGAAACCCAGTCACAAAAGCTACACAGTGAGCCATTCCATCTATAAAAAGTACAAAACCCCGCAAAAGTGCTCTATgatgttagaagtcaggatagtgggTACCTTTGAGGGAAGTAGTGACTAGAAGGAAACATGGCAGAGTTTGGGGGTACTTTAGGGTGCTGGTCACGTTTTGTTTCTTGATCTGATGCTGGTTTCATAGGTGTGTTCAATTTGTGAAAATTCTTCAAGCTGTGTAATTATGATATATACCCTTTTCTATT is a window encoding:
- the TSR1 gene encoding pre-rRNA-processing protein TSR1 homolog isoform X2; this translates as MLLCPRLKHRWFFTSARPGDLHTVLDMAKVADTILFLLDPLEGWDSTGDYCLSCLFAQGLPTYTLAVQGVSGLPLKKQTDVRKKLSKAVEKRFPDDKLLLLDTQQEAGMLLRQLANQKQRHLAFRDRHAYLFAHAVDFVPSEENNLLGTLKISGYVRGQALNVNNLLHIVGHGDFQMKQIDAPMDPFPLNPRVIKSPKDPGMAMEICATDAVVDMEEDLKVLMKADPERQESLQTEVIPDPMEGEQTWPTEEELSEANDLLKETSKVVKKVPKGTSSYQAEWILDEDGESGGEGDEYDDIDREDFMEEESQDEGSEKEEEEECETVTIGESVHDDLYDEKVDEEAEGKMLEKYKQERLEEMFPDEVDTPRDVAARIRFQKYRGLKSFRTSPWDPKENLPQDYARIFQFQNFINTRRRIFKEIEEKEVEGAEVGWYVTLHVSEVPVSVVEHFKRGAPLIAFSLLPHEQKMSVLNMVVSRHAGSTEPVKAKEELVFHCGFRRFRASPLFSQHTAADKHKFQRFLTADSALVVTVYAPITFPPASVLLFKQNSNGMHSLIATGYLLSVDPDRMVIKRVVLSGHPFKIFTKMAVVRYMFFNREDVLWFKPVELRTKWGRRGHIKEPLGTHGHMKCSFDGKLKSQDTVLMNLYKRVFPKWTYDPYVPEPVPWVKSEISSTVPEMDME
- the TSR1 gene encoding pre-rRNA-processing protein TSR1 homolog isoform X1; protein product: MAAHRSGPLKQQNKPHKGGRHRGRGSAQRDGKGCLALKTLSKKVRKDLSKVDQRHRASQLRKQKKEAVLAEKRQLGSKDGPPHQVLVVPLHNRISLPEAFRLLQDRDTGTVHLNEWGSTHSFMLLCPRLKHRWFFTSARPGDLHTVLDMAKVADTILFLLDPLEGWDSTGDYCLSCLFAQGLPTYTLAVQGVSGLPLKKQTDVRKKLSKAVEKRFPDDKLLLLDTQQEAGMLLRQLANQKQRHLAFRDRHAYLFAHAVDFVPSEENNLLGTLKISGYVRGQALNVNNLLHIVGHGDFQMKQIDAPMDPFPLNPRVIKSPKDPGMAMEICATDAVVDMEEDLKVLMKADPERQESLQTEVIPDPMEGEQTWPTEEELSEANDLLKETSKVVKKVPKGTSSYQAEWILDEDGESGGEGDEYDDIDREDFMEEESQDEGSEKEEEEECETVTIGESVHDDLYDEKVDEEAEGKMLEKYKQERLEEMFPDEVDTPRDVAARIRFQKYRGLKSFRTSPWDPKENLPQDYARIFQFQNFINTRRRIFKEIEEKEVEGAEVGWYVTLHVSEVPVSVVEHFKRGAPLIAFSLLPHEQKMSVLNMVVSRHAGSTEPVKAKEELVFHCGFRRFRASPLFSQHTAADKHKFQRFLTADSALVVTVYAPITFPPASVLLFKQNSNGMHSLIATGYLLSVDPDRMVIKRVVLSGHPFKIFTKMAVVRYMFFNREDVLWFKPVELRTKWGRRGHIKEPLGTHGHMKCSFDGKLKSQDTVLMNLYKRVFPKWTYDPYVPEPVPWVKSEISSTVPEMDME
- the TSR1 gene encoding pre-rRNA-processing protein TSR1 homolog isoform X3; protein product: MAAHRSGPLKQQNKPHKGGRHRGRGSAQRDGKGCLALKTLSKKVRKDLSKVDQRHRASQLRKQKKEAVLAEKRQLGSKDGPPHQVLVVPLHNRISLPEAFRLLQDRDTGTVHLNEWGSTHSFMLLCPRLKHRWFFTSARPGDLHTVLDMAKVADTILFLLDPLEGWDSTGDYCLSCLFAQGLPTYTLAVQGVSGLPLKKQTDVRKKLSKAVEKRFPDDKLLLLDTQQEAGMLLRQLANQKQRHLAFRDRHAYLFAHAVDFVPSEENNLLGTLKISGYVRGQALNVNNLLHIVGHGDFQMKQIDAPMDPFPLNPRVIKSPKDPGMAMEICATDAVVDMEEDLKVLMKADPERQESLQTEVIPDPMEGEQTWPTEEELSEANDLLKETSKVVKKVPKGTSSYQAEWILDEDGESGGEGDEYDDIDREDFMEEESQDEGSEKEEEEECETVTIGESVHDDLYDEKVDEEAEGKMLEKYKQERLEEMFPDEVDTPRDVAARIRFQKYRGLKSFRTSPWDPKENLPQDYARIFQFQNFINTRRRIFKEIEEKEVEGAEVGWYVTLHVSEVPVSVVEHFKRGAPLIAFSLLPHEQKMSVLNMVVSRHAGSTEPVKAKEELVFHCGFRRFRASPLFSQHTAADKHKFQRFLTADSALVVTVYAPITFPPASVLLFKQNSNDLA